The following are from one region of the Capsicum annuum cultivar UCD-10X-F1 chromosome 1, UCD10Xv1.1, whole genome shotgun sequence genome:
- the LOC107872672 gene encoding ubiquitin-related modifier 1 homolog 1 translates to MQLTIEFGGGLELLCDSVKIHNINVDPQDGEKQLTLKNLLSWVRTNVIKERPEMFMKGDSVRPGVLVLVNDADWELSGQLDTVLEEKDNVVFISTLHGG, encoded by the exons ATGCAATTGACAATCGAGTTCgg GGGAGgactggaacttctttgtgaTTCTGTGAAGATCCACAACATTAATGTTGACCCTCAGGATGGAGAGAAGCAG TTGACGTTGAAAAACTTGCTCTCTTGGGTACGCACCAATGTGATCAAGGAGAGGCCTGAAATGTTTATGAAAGGAGACTCCGT GAGGCCTGGGGTTCTTGTCCTTGTCAATGATGCTGATTGGGAACTAAGCGGACAGCTTGACACAGTGCTGGAAGAGAAGGATAATGTAGTTTTCATCTCAACACTGCATGGCGGTTGA